The following proteins are co-located in the Gossypium hirsutum isolate 1008001.06 chromosome A02, Gossypium_hirsutum_v2.1, whole genome shotgun sequence genome:
- the LOC107951750 gene encoding WEB family protein At3g02930, chloroplastic, with amino-acid sequence MSAKTKSGLFETPTKVSPATPKVASKVSRGLAKPEPDSPSPLPSTRHSVERSPRTSLNSKPTIDRRSPKVATTPDKPQTRVAKGSELQTQLNLVQEDLKKAKEQISLIEKEKAQAIDELKEAQKAVDDANEKLREALVAQKRAEESSEIEKFRAVELEQAGIEAAQKKDEEWQKEIESARNQHALDVAALLSTTQELQRVKQEVAMTCDAKNQALNHADDATKIAEIHAEKVEILSAELVRLKSLIDSKHEMETNENMEMEFKLKAEIESLKQELEKTKTYEKLMGKEAQIDQLNVDLEAARMAESYACNVVEEWKNRVNGLEMQTEEAKKLERSASESLDSVMKQLESNNDSLHDAESEIAALKEKVGLLEMTIVRQRGDLEESEHHINMAKEETAEVEKLVESLKSELETVKEEKTQALNNEKLAASSVQTLLEEKNKLINELENSRDEEEKSKKAMESLASALHEVTAEAREAKEKLLCSEKEHENYETQLEDIRLVLKATNGKYESMLDDAKNEIDLLKNTIGQSKNEHANSKAMWEQEEMHLVDCLKKSEEENSSLEKEINRLVNLLKQSEEEASVSKEEEAQLKESLKEVESEVIYLQETLKEVKTESLKLKESLLDKENELQSVIQENEELRAREGASLKKVEELSKLLEEATMKKQSEENGELTDSEKDYDLLPKVVEFSEENGHGSEEKPKLELPSEQPKEPKNENSLEVNDDSKDESLQDEGAKVENVNGEVKEDEKKGKGDDSVEFEFKMWESCKIEKKEFSPEREAEQESFEEEVESKVEGSESVDINGSTENIDVGGNSPSKQQQQKKKKPLLRKFGSLLKKKGSSNQK; translated from the exons ATGTCTGCTAAAACAAA ATCTGGGTTATTTGAAACTCCTACCAAGGTTTCACCTGCAACGCCTAAAGTGGCGAGCAAAGTAAGCAGGGGACTGGCTAAACCAGAACCCGATTCACCCTCTCCCTTGCCAAGTACTCGCCATTCAGTTGAGCGTTCACCACGAACATCCCTCAACTCGAAGCCTACAATTGATCGTAGATCACCAAAGGTTGCCACCACGCCTGAT AAACCACAAACACGGGTGGCTAAGGGATCAGAGTTGCAGACTCAATTGAACTTGGTGCAGGAAGATTTAAAGAAAGCAAAGGAGCAGATATCACTGATTGAGAAAGAGAAGGCACAAGCAATTGATGAGCTGAAAGAAGCGCAGAAAGCAGTAGACGATGCAAATGAAAAGCTTAGAGAGGCTTTGGTTGCACAAAAGAGAGCTGAAGAGAGCTCTGAGATTGAGAAGTTCCGAGCAGTTGAGTTGGAACAAGCAGGAATCGAAGCTGCTcagaagaaagatgaagaatggCAGAAAGAAATTGAATCAGCGAGGAACCAGCATGCTTTGGATGTGGCTGCTCTTCTCTCTACCACTCAGGAGCTTCAAAGGGTGAAACAGGAAGTAGCAATGACATGTGATGCTAAGAACCAAGCGCTGAACCATGCCGATGATGCAACCAAGATTGCTGAAATCCATGCTGAGAAGGTGGAGATTCTTTCAGCTGAATTGGTTAGGTTGAAGTCCTTGATTGATTCAAAGCATGAAATGGAGACTAATGAAAACATGGAAATGGAGTTCAAGCTCAAGGCAGAGATAGAGTCATTGAAACAAGAACTTGAGAAAACAAAGACCTATGAGAAGTTGATGGGAAAGGAGGCTCAGATTGATCAACTTAATGTTGATTTAGAGGCGGCAAGAATGGCTGAATCTTATGCGTGCAATGTTGTAGAGGAATGGAAAAATAGGGTCAACGGATTAGAAATGCAGACTGAGGAAGCTAAGAAGCTGGAAAGATCTGCATCAGAATCTCTGGACTCAGTCATGAAGCAATTAGAGAGCAACAATGATTCATTGCATGATGCAGAATCTGAAATTGCAGCTCTTAAAGAGAAGGTGGGATTATTGGAAATGACCATTGTTAGACAAAGAGGGGATCTTGAGGAATCAGAACATCATATCAATATGGCTAAGGAAGAAACTGCAGAAGTGGAAAAACTGGTTGAGTCTCTGAAGTCCGAGTTAGAAACTGTGAAGGAAGAAAAGACCCAAGCTTTAAATAATGAGAAGCTTGCAGCTTCCAGTGTTCAAACTCttttagaagaaaaaaacaagCTCATTAATGAGTTGGAAAATTCTCGGGACGAGGAAGAGAAGAGCAAGAAAGCAATGGAAAGCTTAGCTTCTGCCTTACATGAAGTTACTGCAGAAGCCAGGGAAGCTAAGGAGAAGCTGTTATGCAGTGAAAAAGAGCATGAAAATTATGAGACTCAGTTAGAGGATATAAGGTTGGTCCTGAAAGCAACAAATGGTAAGTATGAAAGCATGCTCGATGATGCGAAAAATGAGATTGATCTTCTTAAAAATACCATTGGGCAGTCCAAGAATGAACATGCAAATTCCAAAGCTATGTGGGAACAAGAAGAAATGCATTTAGTAGATTGCTTGAAAAAATCAGAAGAAGAAAATTCTTCTCTGGAAAAGGAAATTAATAGGCTGGTAAACTTGCTGAAACAATCTGAGGAGGAAGCTTCTGTATCCAAGGAGGAAGAAGCTCAGTTGAAGGAGAGCCTAAAAGAAGTTGAATCTGAGGTGATTTATCTACAAGAAACTCTAAAGGAGGTCAAGACTGAAAGCTTGAAATTGAAGGAAAGTTTGTTGGACAAAGAAAATGAATTGCAGAGTGTGATTCAAGAAAACGAGGAACTCCGAGCTAGGGAAGGTGCTTCACTTAAGAAGGTTGAGGAGTTGTCCAAGTTGTTGGAAGAAGCTACAATGAAAAAGCAAAGCGAGGAAAATGGTGAGCTAACTGACAGTGAGAAGGACTATGATTTGCTGCCTAAGGTGGTTGAATTCTCAGAAGAGAATGGCCATGGAAGTGAAGAGAAACCCAAGTTAGAGCTGCCATCAGAACAACCCAAGGAGCCCAAAAATGAGAATTCCCTGGAGGTTAACGATGACTCAAAGGATGAATCTCTTCAAGATGAGGGTGCCAAAGTGGAGAATGTGAACGGAGAAGTGAAGGAAGATGAGAAGAAAGGAAAAGGCGATGATTCAGTtgaatttgaattcaaaatgtgGGAAAGCTGCAAAATCGAAAAGAAAGAATTCTCACCAGAAAGAGAAGCTGAACAAGAATCCTTTGAGGAGGAAGTGGAATCAAAGGTGGAGGGTAGTGAAAGTGTTGATATAAATGGTTCGACAGAAAACATTGATGTTGGGGGAAACTCACCATCAAAGCAACAGcaacagaaaaagaagaagccATTACTACGTAAATTCGGAAGCCTACTGAAGAAGAAGGGAAGCAGCAACCAGAAGTAG
- the LOC107951747 gene encoding uncharacterized protein — protein MWVEIICGLVFYRLFRRFFYGSDDVLEFETSDFNAIFSVANRLEKLHGGKVYVGLHIPDVNTGSRQNIDIVLVTKREATVISVQNLAGFISINEDGSWTCEGGSSQSAVCNPDPVSEAKNQASVLESYIEQRGVAIPEGYFSYKVVIPNPKFRTFYNNFPSEVITYDQWVQLKPEPRSMLSGWIKSAFCGGKKEMQESFHQQLNFILSTAPMWDRLEVKDNKYVLGEFLEFKGKQEDILALRNIKRSKVSRLVIQKISMFGLAHSKLQVLYSPRDYRSGGASAFEWKEVIVRSSTEVIFQPQNSTKVCKFKLSSIMSMSLSA, from the exons ATGTGGGTGGAGATCATCTGTGGACTTGTCTTTTACCGCTTGTTCCGCCGCTTCTTCTACGGCTCCGACGACGTTTTGGAGTTCGAAACCTctgattttaatgctattttctcCGTCGCCAATAG ACTTGAAAAGCTTCATGGTGGAAAGGTGTATGTGGGGCTTCACATTCCGGATGTCAACACTGGCTCTCGACAGAATATCGATATTGTTCTTGTTACTAAAAG AGAAGCAACAGTTATTTCTGTCCAGAATCTAGCAGGGTTCATTTCTATAAATGAGGATGGTAGCTGGACCTGTGAAGGTGGCAGTAGCCAAAGTGCAGTGTGTAATCCTGATCCC GTTTCAGAGGCTAAAAACCAAGCTTCAGTCCTCGAATCATATATTGAACAAAGGGGAGTTGCTATACCTGAAGGATATTTTTCATACAAAGTTGTAATTCCTAATCCAAAATTCCG TACCTTTTATAACAATTTTCCATCCGAGGTTATCACTTATGATCAATGGGTGCAACTAAAACCAGAACCAAGAAGTATGTTATCTGGATGGATTAAAAGTGCCTTTTGTGGTGGGAAGAAGGAGATGCAGGAATCTTTTCATCAGCAACTTAACTTTATTCTCAGCACAGCTCCCATGTGGGACAG GCTGGAGGTTAAAGATAACAAATATGTGCTTGGAGAATTTCTGGAATTTAAAGGGAAGCAAGAGGACATCCTAGCTTTGAGAAATATCAAGAGATCAAAAGTTAGTCGCCTTGTCATCCAAAAGATTAGCATGTTTGGATTAG CCCATTCAAAGCTTCAGGTTTTGTACTCTCCTCGAGATTATCGAAGTGGAGGAGCTTCGGCTTTCGAGTGGAAAGAAGTAATTGTAAGATCAAGTACAGAGGTCATATTCCAGCCTCAAAATTCTACCAAAGTCTGCAAATTCAAGCTTTCTTCGATCATGTCTATGTCTCTAAGTGCCTAA
- the LOC107951749 gene encoding cinnamoyl-CoA reductase 2-like (The RefSeq protein has 4 substitutions compared to this genomic sequence) yields the protein MASSRTVCVMDASGHLGSALVHLLLHRGYTVHAALQPHPNGFQSVEELLPSSNKNLKIFDADPFDYHSIIAALKGCCGLFYCFQPPSDHSTYDEFMAEIEARAAHNVLEACAQTDTIEKVVFRSSVTAVIWNESRTGSDLDEKNWTDINFCKKFKLWHALSKTLAEKSAWALAMDRGINMVTINGGLLMTPDLTITNPYLKGAAEMYEDGVFVTVDLRFIADAHICVFEDVSSYGRYLCFNHVISCSHDADKLAQMLLPSSDPSPPQSWEKARIYQQRISNKKLNNLMMEFENDQLLSN from the exons ATGGCAAGCTCAAGGACTGTTTGTGTAATGGATGCTTCCGGTCACCTTGGCTCCGCCCTTGTCCACTTGCTCTTACATAGAGGCTACACTGTCCATGCTGCCCTTCAGCCCCATCCAAATGGGTTCCAATCAGTTGAGGAGCTGTTTCCTTGTAGTAATAAAAATTTGAAGATATTCGATGCAGACCCTTTTGATTACCACAGCATTACAGCTGCATTGAAGGGATGTTGTGGTTTATTCTACTGCTTTGAGCCTCCATCTGACCATTCTACTTATGAT GAATTCATGGCGGAAATTGAGGCCAGAGCTGCACACAATGTGTTGGAAGCATGTGCTCAAACAGATACAATAGAGAAGGTGGTTTTCAGATCCTCCGTAACCGCCGTCATATGGAACGAAAGTCGAACTGGTTCCGACCTGGACGAAAAGAACTGGACCGACATCAATTTTTGCAAGAAGTTTAAG TTATGGCATGCACTGTCGAAAACGTTGGCGGAAAAGTCAGCTTGGGCACTGGCAATGGACCGAGGCATAAACATGGTGACCATTAATGGAGGATTGTTGATGACGCCTGACCTAACCATCACAAATCCTTATCTAAAAGGAGCAGCTGAGATGTATGAAGATGGGGTATTTGTTACAGTGGATCTAAGGTTCATAGCCGACGCTCATATTTGTGTGTTCGAAGATGTATCATCGTATGGACGATATCTATGCTTCAACCATGTAATCAGTTGCAGCCATGATGCTGATAAACTTGCTCAAATGCTATTACCATCATCTGATCCTTCACCTCCTCAAAG TTGGGAGAAGGCGAGAATCTACCAGCAAAGAATAAGCAATAAGAAGTTGAACAATTTGATGATGGAGTTTGAGAATGATCAACTTTTAAGCAATTGA